In Burkholderia savannae, one genomic interval encodes:
- the cheW gene encoding chemotaxis protein CheW, with protein sequence MSEVQTNHPAAANAANRRDAEQGDAAGQEFLVFTLGDEEYGIDILKVQEIRGYDSVTRIANAPEFIKGVINLRGIIVPIVDMRIKFHLGRVDYDHQTVVIILNVAHRVVGMVVDGVSDVLTLSNEQIMPAPEFGGVLTTEYLTGLGTVDGRMLILMDIEKLMTSKEMALIETLGA encoded by the coding sequence GTGTCCGAAGTCCAAACGAACCATCCGGCCGCGGCGAACGCGGCCAACCGCCGCGACGCCGAGCAGGGCGACGCGGCGGGCCAGGAATTCCTCGTCTTCACGCTCGGCGACGAGGAATACGGCATCGATATCCTCAAAGTGCAGGAAATCCGCGGCTACGACAGCGTCACGCGGATCGCGAACGCGCCCGAGTTCATCAAGGGCGTGATCAACTTGCGCGGGATCATCGTGCCCATCGTCGACATGCGCATCAAGTTCCATCTCGGCCGCGTCGACTACGACCATCAGACGGTGGTGATCATCCTGAACGTCGCGCATCGCGTCGTCGGGATGGTCGTCGACGGCGTGTCCGACGTGCTCACGCTGTCGAACGAGCAGATCATGCCGGCGCCGGAGTTCGGCGGCGTGCTGACGACCGAGTATCTGACGGGCCTCGGCACGGTCGACGGGCGGATGCTGATCCTGATGGACATCGAGAAGCTGATGACGAGCAAGGAGATGGCGCTGATCGAGACACTCGGCGCGTAA